A single genomic interval of Pomacea canaliculata isolate SZHN2017 linkage group LG5, ASM307304v1, whole genome shotgun sequence harbors:
- the LOC112565271 gene encoding uncharacterized protein LOC112565271, translating into MANAPSKATQQHFLQKLQKDKSSPKDIWEYALSVKWVDHVRQYIEDESCSTKSVPPIFSSEIEGENIYIGENNWKILALWYGLDAQFSCRRRPTVGCYTNILATPGSSDPPQHGYVFADNKLDYLTARCCRLRDVEDKEAKHLWLTFYFWDFVEYVEFQLRCTLKIHPSKAARMWFSLVDDGTCIMLEEISSSKSLSIGCIICRDYPELFELLKKRQTLPSDQSLESSMPSASICTIKEDLSNVFLSQQWQLMLCLEELPSPATDYGDVLGITGGMVPSLFRSLHIDHLFLGTSEHQAWDSALKNIVFEASEEFKKTMQIQQEKILSRGEHLIQQAHLSYKMKADELSSKLEEVTTKEKTLNFREKELNEREHELNCRLDKYKSVLTEFLMRKDAFEKNAQIMAEQNRITGSKIDLNVGGARFTTSLSTLLKEKNSLLHTMFSGQHPLQPDVDGSYFVDRDGTNFRHILNFLRDGPPSMERLNREDFRLLSELRSEAQYYQLSRMADVLSAMMSPARGKAGAFASQPK; encoded by the coding sequence ATGGCTAATGCTCCCTCCAAGGCAACGCAACAACATTTTCTCCAAAAGCTGCAAAAAGATAAATCCTCTCCTAAAGACATTTGGGAATATGCTCTGTCTGTCAAATGGGTCGACCATGTCCGGCAGTACATTGAAGATGAAAGCTGCTCCACCAAATCAGTTCCACCGATATTTTCCTCCGAGATCGAaggggaaaatatatatataggtgaaAACAACTGGAAAATTTTAGCTCTGTGGTATGGACTAGATGCTCAGTTCTCATGCAGAAGGCGGCCAACTGTCGGCTGTTACACAAACATCTTGGCAACCCCAGGCTCCAGTGACCCTCCTCAGCATGGCTATGTGTTTGCAGACAACAAACTGGATTATCTAACAGCACGCTGCTGTAGATTAAGAGATGTGGAGGACAAAGAGGCAAAACATTTATGGTTAACATTCTATTTCTGGGACTTTGTGGAGTATGTAGAATTTCAGCTTCGTTGCACCCTCAAAATTCATCCTAGTAAAGCAGCACGAATGTGGTTTTCATTGGTTGACGATGGAACCTGTATAATGCTAGAAGAAATAAGTTCCTCAAAATCATTATCAATCGGCTGCATTATCTGCAGAGATTACCCTGAATTATTTGAGCtgttaaagaaaagacaaactcTACCTTCAGATCAGTCGCTGGAGTCATCTATGCCCTCAGCATCTATCTGCACCATCAAGGAAGACCTTTCTAATGTCTTTCTATCACAGCAATGGCAGCTTATGCTCTGTCTTGAGGAACTACCCAGCCCAGCGACAGACTATGGTGATGTTTTAGGGATAACTGGTGGCATGGTGCCTTCACTTTTCCGAAGTCTCCACATTGATCATTTATTTCTAGGAACCTCGGAGCATCAAGCATGGGATAGTGCTCTCAAAAACATAGTCTTTGAAGCTAGTGAAGAATTCAAGAAAACGATGCAAATTCAACAAGAGAAGATTCTCAGCAGAGGTGAACATCTCATTCAGCAGGCTCACTTAAGCTACAAGATGAAAGCAGACGAGCTTAGCTCAAAACTGGAAGAAGTGACAACAAAAGAGAAGACACTGAACTTTCGCGAAAAAGAGCTAAACGAAAGAGAACACGAGTTGAATTGTAGACTTGATAAATACAAATCTGTGTTAACCGAATTTCTCATGAGAAAAGACGCATTTGAGAAAAATGCACAGATAATGGCTGAGCAAAACAGGATAACTGGTTCTAAAATTGACTTGAATGTTGGGGGTGCTCGCTTCACTACATCTCTGAGTACACTTTTGAAGGAGAAAAACTCCCTGCTGCACACCATGTTCAGTGGCCAGCACCCCCTCCAGCCTGATGTAGACGGAAGCTATTTTGTTGATCGAGATGGGACCAACTTCCggcacattttaaattttttacgTGATGGACCACCTAGCATGGAACGCCTGAACCGTGAGGATTTCCGTTTGCTGAGTGAG
- the LOC112565272 gene encoding hydroxyacylglutathione hydrolase, mitochondrial-like: protein MALVLRRLSRLRVFGAAVRSVGQYQSSLIKEGHMSELLANRQDMRVRLIPALEDNYMYLIIDEQTQECAAVDPVDPEKILRAIKEEGVVLKSVLTTHHHWDHAGGNEKLIGLAGKVPVYGGDDRIGALTKKVSEGDRFKIGSLDVECLFTPCHTSGHICYLVKDSSGTQPAVFTGDTLFVAGCGKFFEGTGKQMYMALVHKLAALNKDTKVYCGHEYTVNNLKFAAYVEPKNEAVKSKLAWAQNQRSKHEPTVPSTIGEELEYNPFMRIGEQDVQKHTGKSNPEEVMDYLREEKNNFR, encoded by the exons ATGGCTTTAGTGTTGCGACGATTATCCCGTCTGAGAGTTTTTGGTGCTGCTGTGAGAAGTG TTGGTCAGTATCAGTCATCACTGATTAAAGAGGGTCATATGAGTGAGCTGCTGGCTAATCGTCAAGACATGAGAGTTAGGCTTATTCCAGCTTTAGAGGACAACTACATGTACCTTATCATTGATGAGCAGACGCAAGAGTGTGCTGCTGTAGACCCTGTAGACCCAGAAAAG ATACTGCGAGCTATAAAGGAGGAGGGTGTTGTCTTAAAGTCTGTGTTGACTACTCATCATCACTG GGACCATGCAGGAGGGAATGAAAAGTTGATTGGTTTAGCAGGCAAAGTGCCAGTGTATGGAGGCGATGACAGGATTGGTGCTCTGACCAAAAAGGTTTCAGAGGGAGACAGATTTAAG ATTGGATCACTGGATGTGGAATGTCTTTTCACTCCATGTCATACTTCGGGGCATATATGCTATTTGGTAAAAGATTCTTCTGGGACACAACCTGCAGTGTTCACAG GTGACACACTTTTTGTAGCTGGCTGTGGAAAATTTTTTGAAGGAACTGGAAAGCAGATGTACATGGCACTTGTTCATAAACTTGCAGCATTAAACAAAGACACT AAAGTATACTGTGGCCATGAGTACACAGTCAACAATTTGAAGTTTGCGGCTTATGTGGAACCCAAGAATGAAGCTGTGAAGTCAAAGCTAGCTTGGGCACAG AATCAACGGAGCAAGCATGAACCCACAGTTCCCTCAACCATTGGTGAAGAACTGGAATACAATCCTTTCATGAGAATTGG AGAGCAGGATGTTCAGAAGCACACAGGGAAATCTAACCCAGAAGAAGTTATGGATTACCtcagagaagaaaagaacaacTTTCGTTAG